Proteins from a single region of Antechinus flavipes isolate AdamAnt ecotype Samford, QLD, Australia chromosome 2, AdamAnt_v2, whole genome shotgun sequence:
- the LOC127548017 gene encoding E3 ubiquitin-protein ligase TRIM7-like isoform X1 has translation MPVIKNFKPVLPELRDRIQHLCGQSWVLQRSMKRFTECLQSELEKRKVVLTLDPDTANSHLFISLDQKTVSFRETPQKLPYSAERFDSHFCVLGQEAFSSGKHCWEVCVGVGSMEGWAVGVSRASGRRKGEVSFVPSEGIWAIQMLKGRYEALTSPETPLTLNSPPERLEVSLDYERGSLTFSDAETGTLIFAFSVDFCGEIFPFFWLWGQGAQLTVIP, from the exons ATGCCAGTGATCAAAAACTTCAAGCCTGTGCTTCCAGAACTGAGAGACAGAATCCAACACCTCTGTGGGCAGAGCTGGGTCCTACAGAGGAGTATGAAGCGATTCACAG aGTGTCTTCAGTCAGaactggagaaaaggaaag TGGTGCTGACTCTCGACCCAGACACAGCCAACTCTCATCTGTTCATCTCTCTGGATCAGAAGACCGTGTCCTTCAGGGAAACCCCACAGAAGTTACCCTACAGCGCTGAGAGATTTGACTCCCATTTCTGTGTGCTGGGCCAGGAAGCCTTTAGCTCCGGGAAGCATTGCTGGGAGGTGTGTGTGGGAGTGGGCTCAATGGAAGGCTGGGCTGTTGGGGTCTCCAGGGCCtctgggagaaggaaaggagaagtcaGTTTTGTCCCCTCAGAAGGGATCTGGGCTATCCAAATGCTGAAGGGGCGTTATGAAGCTCTCACTTCCCCAGAAACTCCATTGACTCTTAACAGCCCACCTGAGAGACTGGAGGTCTCTCTGGATTATGAAAGGGGAAGCCTAACCTTTTCAGATGCAGAGACAGGAACTCTCATCTTTGCTTTCTCAGTGGATTTCTGTGGggagattttccccttcttttggcTATGGGGTCAAGGGGCCCAGCTCACTGTGATTCCTTGA